Genomic DNA from Bacillus sp. SM2101:
TGGCTACAGCCAAGTCTTCATATTGAATAAAAGAAAACGTTCACAAGATATACATACTACTATCAGTGTATTGTTTTGTATAATAATATGTATCATTTGATTGGAAATAAGAGTTCTTATATGATATTTAGGTGGAATAATGAAAGGATGGGCTTTATGGCAAACAACACAATTATAAATGATACGTTTTTGAAGGCATGTAGAGGTGAAAAGACAGATTACGTGCCTGTTTGGTACATGCGTCAAGCAGGGCGCTCACAACCAGAATACAGAAAGATAAAAGAAAAATACTCGCTTTTTGACATTACTCATCAACCAGAACTTTGTGCTTATGTGACGAGACTTCCAGTTGAGCAATATAATGTTGATGCAGCAATTTTATATAAAGATATTATGACCCCTCTTCCGGCAATGGGGGTTGACGTAGAAATTAAATCAGGTATTGGACCAGTTATATCGAATCCGATACGTTCATTAAACGATGTTGAAAATCTAGGGAAAATAAATCCGGAAGCTGATGTACCATATGTTCTTGATACAATTAAATTATTGACTACAGAACAATTAAATGTACCACTAATTAGTTTTTCGGGAGCACCATTTACACTTGCTAGCTATATGATTGAGGGAGGTCCGTCGAAAAATTACAATAAGACGAAAGCCTTTATGTATGCAGAACCAACTGCTTGGTTTGCTTTAATGGACAAGTTAGGAGACATGGTTATTACATATGTAAAATCACAAATTAATGCAGGTGCTAGTGCGATACAAATATTTGATTCATGGGTTGGAGCATTAAATGTTGCAGATTATCGTTATTTTATTAAACCAATAATGAATCGAATTTTTTCAGAACTAAGTGAAGAGCAAGTTCCATTAATTATGTTTGGTGTTGGTGCAAGCCATTTAGCTAAAGAATGGCATGATTTACCGTTAAATGTTGTAGGTTTAGATTGGCGACTTCCGATAAAAGAAGCTAGGTCTATAGGTATTCATAAACCAGTACAAGGAAACCTTGACCCAGCAATTTTACTCGCACCGTGGGATGTCATTGAAGAACGAACTAAAGCAATATTAGATCAAGGTATGGAGTTACCTGGTTATATTTTTAATCTCGGTCATGGGGTATTTCCGGAAGTTCAACCCGAAACTTTAAAACGTCTTACTGCATTTATCCATGATTATTCATTAAACAAGTAACAAAGATGTAGAAGGGGTATATTGGCTTAGAGATTAAAAGGGGGCAATAAAATTATGAAGAAACAAATGGGTTTGCTCGTTATGGCCTATGGGACACCATACAATGAGGAAGATATAGAAAGATATTATACTCATATCCGACGTGGAAGAAAACCAACTATAGATATGCT
This window encodes:
- the hemE gene encoding uroporphyrinogen decarboxylase, which codes for MANNTIINDTFLKACRGEKTDYVPVWYMRQAGRSQPEYRKIKEKYSLFDITHQPELCAYVTRLPVEQYNVDAAILYKDIMTPLPAMGVDVEIKSGIGPVISNPIRSLNDVENLGKINPEADVPYVLDTIKLLTTEQLNVPLISFSGAPFTLASYMIEGGPSKNYNKTKAFMYAEPTAWFALMDKLGDMVITYVKSQINAGASAIQIFDSWVGALNVADYRYFIKPIMNRIFSELSEEQVPLIMFGVGASHLAKEWHDLPLNVVGLDWRLPIKEARSIGIHKPVQGNLDPAILLAPWDVIEERTKAILDQGMELPGYIFNLGHGVFPEVQPETLKRLTAFIHDYSLNK